Below is a window of Paenibacillus bovis DNA.
TCGTGCGAACAGCATTATCAATGACTTTCTTTCTCTGGCCCAGAATCGTATTGTGGAAAAGCAGCTCTATAATCTGCATTCTATTATAGAGGAGCTGCTGCCGCTGCTGTGGGCCGATGCCAATCTGCGTGGACAGTCAATTACCTTTATTCCCGGTCAGAATGTGCCGCGGCTGGATCTGAACTCCAAAGAGATCAAGCAGCTGATTCTTAATCTGGCGCGCAACGGCATGGAAGCGATGGAGGACAAGGGCGAGCTGATTATCGAGACAGAAGCTACAGCCAGCGAGGTCATTATGCGTATCCGCGATACTGGACCCGGTATTCCGCAGGAAAAGCTGGACAAGTTGTTTGAGCCTTTTTATACAACCAAATCCAAAGGTACGGGACTGGGATTGTCGTTGTGTCTCAGTATTGTGGAGCGCCACCAGGGACGTATCGTGGTTGATTCGGTAGAGGGGGAAGGAACGACTTTTTCCGTTATTTTCTCCCATTCCTTTGGATCAAAAGAGGCAGAATCGGAAGAGCCGGTCTGATGAATAGAGCTATGCGTAGATAAAACCGGGGACAACGTCTGCGAAGTGTGGATTTTGACTGTATATTCCGGAAAATTTCGCAGGAATCCCATCCTGTTCATTGGTATTATCGGGCAACCTGTGTATAATATAAGTTAATGCTTATTAAAAGTAAGGAGTGAATAAGATGTCCATGTCATTTGATCAATATATGAGAGATATGGTTCAGCCGATGCGTGACGAGCTGACCAGCATCGGAATTACCGAGCTGCGCACACCTGAAGAAGTAGAAGCGAGCCTGGATAATGCTTCCGGTACATCACTGGTTGTTATCAACTCTGTCTGCGGATGCGCAGCCGGACAATGTCGCCCGGGTGTTGCCCATGCCCTGCAGGGCAGTGTGAAGCCGGATCATCTGTATACGGTATTCGCTGGCCAGGACAAAGAAGCCACTGCCAAAGCGCGTGAGTACTTTGCTCCATACCCACCATCTTCCCCGTCGATCGCACTGCTCAAAGACGGCGAGCTGGTTCATTTTATCGAGCGTCATCATATCGAAAACCATTCGGCTGAAGATATTGCAGCAGCACTGAACGAAGCTTTCGAGAAGTACTGCCAGTAATCATCAGCTTTCCTTTATGAACATCCTGCACCTGTCACCTTATGTGATGGTTGCAGGATGTTTGTGTTTTGGGTATATATAAATAGAATGAATGCTGTGCTGGTAATATCACCAGGTGATGCCCTGTTGCAGTGGTTATCATTGCCATGCAGACAGGATCGGCACAGTCGCAGGACAGATCAGAATAGTCGAAGGAGTGGATAACGAATATGAGTATGCAGCAGCAAATTATTGATGACCTGAAAGTACAGCCTACAATCGAGCCGGATGCGGAGATTCGCAAACGTGTGGATTTCCTCAAGTCCTACATTGAGAAATCCGGTTCCAACGGACTTCTGATTGCTATCAGCGGCGGGATCGACAGCGCCGTCGCTGCCGGACTATGCAAGCGCGCGACAGACGAGCTCAGTGAATCCACTGGCAAGGAATACAAAACGGTTGGTGTGTTTCAGCCATACGGTTCCCAGGTGGATATTCATGACAGCTACGCGACTGCCGAAGCTTTTGACCTGAAGTACAAAGTCGAAACCAATGTACAAAAAGGCGTGGACGCGATCGAAGAGATCGTGAACAGCGTAATGCCTCAACTGGAGCAGGAAGCGATCACTCCGCAGGCCAAAGGCAACATCAAAGCAAGAACACGCATGGTCGTCCAGTACGGTATCGCCAATGCGCTGAATCTGCTGGTAGTAGGTACAGATCACGCTTCCGAAGCGATCACGGGTTTCTTTACCAAATACGGTGATGGTGCAGTCGATATTACGCCACTGAGCAGCCTGAACAAGCGTCAGGTTCGTGAGCTGGCTTCCCATCTGGGTGTCCCTCAGTCTATTCTGGACAAAGCTCCTACAGCCGGTCTGTGGGAAAATCAGACGGACGAGACCGAACTGGGTATCAGCTATGCCGATAACAGTGACTATCTGGAAGGCAAAACGATTGCGCCTGCAGTAGCGGAAAAACTGGAGTCGTATTACAAGCGTACAGCGCACAAACGCGATCCGATCCCGGGTATCTAATATCCTGTTTCGAAACCCAGCAGTAAAGCAACAAGTCAGTTGCTGGGCGCAAATTCGATTGTGCCATGAATAACCTAAACAATCGCAAGCTACAAAGGGACAGCCTTATCCATAAAGGAAAGGCTGTCCTTTTTATGAGCAAAAGCCTGCTGTTGTTGAGGTTGGCTATAGAGGATACAGGCACGAAAAAGGGACTTGTACGAGAAGGATAAAGATAAAATGAATACATCCGGCATTGGAGATTTATCCGGCAACCTCTGTTACAATAAAGAAATCCAATCATGCAGGAGGTAGAGCAACCTTGATCTATGGAGTAGGGCATGATGTACTTGAGATCAAACGGCTGGCTATTCTGATCAGCGGTCCACAGGGAGAAAAGTTCATGAATCGTGTACTGACCGAGCAGGAACTCGCTATCTCCAGAACCAAAGGCGCCAAGTTAAACGAATTCGTCGCTGGCCGGTTCGCTGCCAAGGAAGCGATCACCAAAGCTTTTGGCTGCGGAATAGGCCGGACAATTAATTTTACCGATATGGAAATACTGCCGGATGCCCTTGGCAAACCGGTCGTCCAGCTGTCCCATGCCGCCTGGGACAGGCTTGATCTGGAAGGTGGGGCGGCAGCCTATCAAGTACATTTGAGCATTTCACATCAGACAGAGATTGCTTCGGCATTCGCTGTTGTAGAGAGAATACAGGCTTAACAAGGGAGAATCAGAATGTCCAATATAACAGCAGAACAGGAAGCCAAACGCTACTTCAGCCGCGAACTGCTGGCGTGGTATGACGAACACAAACGGGATCTGCCCTGGCGGCGCAGCCGGAATCCGTATCATATCTGGATCTCGGAGATTATGCTTCAGCAGACCCGTGTCGATACAGTAATCCCCTATTTTCTGCGCTTTGTCGAGAAGTTCCCGACAGTAGAGATTCTGGCCAATGCACCGGAAGAAGAAGTGCTGAAGTGCTGGGAAGGTCTGGGCTATTATTCGCGAGCCCGCAATATTCAGTCTGCTGCCAAGCAGGTCGTGGAGCGTCATGGGGGGATCGTACCGGATACGCCGGAAGAAATATCTGCCCTCAAAGGTATCGGTCCCTACACGGCCGGTGCCGTACTCAGTATTGCCTACAATGTACCGGTACCTGCTGTCGATGGCAATGTCATGCGTGTGTTGTCGCGCTATTTCTGTCTGGAAGACGATATCGCCAAAAATCCAACCCGGATCAAAATGGAAAAGCTGGCTGGAGAGCTGATTCCTGCTGGCAGAGCTTCTGACTTCAACCAGGCACTGATGGAGCTGGGTGCGCTGATCTGTACACCCAAATCTCCGCATTGCCTGACATGTCCGGTAATGAAGCACTGCAAAGGACGAATCAATGGAATGGAAGAGCAGCTGCCGGTGAAGACCAAAGCCAAGCCGCCGCGTCCCGAACATCGTCTGCTGGCAGTGATCGAAGGCCAGGGAGAGCACGCCGGTAAAGTACTGATCCGTCAGCGTCCGGCTACCGGTCTGCTGGCGCGGATGTGGGAGCTGCCGCATGTTATCGCGGAAGAGTCCAAAAAAGCCGGGGCTGGAGCCAATCTGTCTGAAGAAGCCGCCATGCAGCGGCTAAGCATGGCCCTGCATAACGAAGGTGTAGAGGTACGTCCTGGAGAAGCCTGGATGACAGCCGAGCATACTTTTAGCCATATTCAGTGGTATATGCGTGTATTCCTCTGTACGGAGGCTAGTGCAGCAAGCACAGCCGAGCAGAATCTAGTCGGTGCTCAGTCTGCGGATGAGCTGGCCAGACGATCTGATGAAAAAGCAGAACCTGCATCCGCCTTGCATAGTGGTGCGAAGATGGATATTTCTGATCGCCAGCTGCCGCTGAATCAGGTACAGGAACCGGAGCAGGGTACGCTCGATATCAAGCTGTCCGGAGCTACAGCGGAGAGTCTGGAGCATATTCGTCAGCAGCTGGCTGCAAGTGCAGCAACGGACATCGTGGAGCCGATCAGCCAGGTCGCCGAACAGCAGGAAGTGTATGCTGCTGTACCGAGTACGCTGCTGGGTGAAGCTTTTGCTTACGATTACCGCTGGATCAGCCAGGAAGACATGGAAAAGTACGCTTTTCCGAATCTGTTCCTGAAGATCCTACAGCAGTATTTTAAAGAGAAATAAGCTAGCCGTATAAAGATCAATAGACCGAGTCCCTGTCAGATACAATTGGCAGGGATTTTTTATTTGGCGATGAAGGGTCCAGTGCCTCTAATGCAGGAAAATGGGAGCTGCATCCTGCATTACATATCAGATCGTAATTGATTAGACAATCTCAGAGCCGGGTACTCGTTAGAGAAGAGAAAGTGAAATCGCCTGAGCGGCTGTTCGGTAACGGGTGGAGGAGGGAAGTATCATGTCCAGAACAATAGCAATGGTAAAAGGTACAATATGGGCTCCAGAGTGGAAACAATATCATGACCCACTGACTGGCGTGCAGGTGCATCAGCTGACCGATTACCGGGGGCATAGCCGCCAGCTGTACTTTACCGAAAATGGATTGTATGACGAAGGCAGACGTTTGTTGTTCGTATCCGATAGGGATAACAGCGCCAATCTGTTCTCAATTCATCTAGATACTGGCGAGATGACCCAGCTGACCACCTACGCAAACAATGACGATCTGCAGGTATGCCTGACCCCGGATGGACAGCAGGCACTGCTGCAAAAAGAAGATACGATCTCGCTGCTGGATCTGACATCTTTTCGCGAGCGGGTCAAATACCGCTGCCCGGAAGGATTCCGGTTGGGGAATATCAGCTGTACAGCGGATGGAGAGTCGGTACTGGTCTGTATCCGGCGGAAGCCATTTGCCAAAAATGATCCAGAGAACGACCCGGAAGCCAACCAGGAATGGAATCACAAAGATACATTTCACAATGTGACCAATAATAAAGATACAGGTATAGATCGTCAAGCAGCAGAGCAGCTTATGCCGGAATCTTCTTCTTCGTTCAGTCAGATCATTGCGGTTCATCTTCATACGAGACAGTCAGAGATCATCCATGAAGATCAGAGCGTGATTGCCCATGTGCAGGCTTCTCCGGTTCATCCCTGGCTGCTGACCTTTTGTCAGGAAGATAGCCGGGAGCTAGGAGACTACCCTATCTGGAGCATGGATCGACGCAGCGGCAAAATCAGTCCAGTCCGGGCAAGACGCGAAGCAGACGAAGTTGTCGGCCGACCTTATTTCCTCAATGACGGCGAGACAATCGGCTATCAGGGAGTACGAAGCAGCGGCAT
It encodes the following:
- a CDS encoding oligogalacturonate lyase family protein yields the protein MSRTIAMVKGTIWAPEWKQYHDPLTGVQVHQLTDYRGHSRQLYFTENGLYDEGRRLLFVSDRDNSANLFSIHLDTGEMTQLTTYANNDDLQVCLTPDGQQALLQKEDTISLLDLTSFRERVKYRCPEGFRLGNISCTADGESVLVCIRRKPFAKNDPENDPEANQEWNHKDTFHNVTNNKDTGIDRQAAEQLMPESSSSFSQIIAVHLHTRQSEIIHEDQSVIAHVQASPVHPWLLTFCQEDSRELGDYPIWSMDRRSGKISPVRARREADEVVGRPYFLNDGETIGYQGVRSSGISFWGSIRYDQSDQQEQEIPFAIHHAYLDGKYQAITDGREDVQTLNLWRASPDAEEAYNGPYVLCELRCSFHSPKVHAYPRISQDSRRLFFTSDRTGYANIYMVELPDDISDLPMMHKHITQERK
- the nadE gene encoding ammonia-dependent NAD(+) synthetase → MSMQQQIIDDLKVQPTIEPDAEIRKRVDFLKSYIEKSGSNGLLIAISGGIDSAVAAGLCKRATDELSESTGKEYKTVGVFQPYGSQVDIHDSYATAEAFDLKYKVETNVQKGVDAIEEIVNSVMPQLEQEAITPQAKGNIKARTRMVVQYGIANALNLLVVGTDHASEAITGFFTKYGDGAVDITPLSSLNKRQVRELASHLGVPQSILDKAPTAGLWENQTDETELGISYADNSDYLEGKTIAPAVAEKLESYYKRTAHKRDPIPGI
- the mutY gene encoding A/G-specific adenine glycosylase, whose amino-acid sequence is MSNITAEQEAKRYFSRELLAWYDEHKRDLPWRRSRNPYHIWISEIMLQQTRVDTVIPYFLRFVEKFPTVEILANAPEEEVLKCWEGLGYYSRARNIQSAAKQVVERHGGIVPDTPEEISALKGIGPYTAGAVLSIAYNVPVPAVDGNVMRVLSRYFCLEDDIAKNPTRIKMEKLAGELIPAGRASDFNQALMELGALICTPKSPHCLTCPVMKHCKGRINGMEEQLPVKTKAKPPRPEHRLLAVIEGQGEHAGKVLIRQRPATGLLARMWELPHVIAEESKKAGAGANLSEEAAMQRLSMALHNEGVEVRPGEAWMTAEHTFSHIQWYMRVFLCTEASAASTAEQNLVGAQSADELARRSDEKAEPASALHSGAKMDISDRQLPLNQVQEPEQGTLDIKLSGATAESLEHIRQQLAASAATDIVEPISQVAEQQEVYAAVPSTLLGEAFAYDYRWISQEDMEKYAFPNLFLKILQQYFKEK
- the acpS gene encoding holo-ACP synthase, giving the protein MIYGVGHDVLEIKRLAILISGPQGEKFMNRVLTEQELAISRTKGAKLNEFVAGRFAAKEAITKAFGCGIGRTINFTDMEILPDALGKPVVQLSHAAWDRLDLEGGAAAYQVHLSISHQTEIASAFAVVERIQA
- a CDS encoding BrxA/BrxB family bacilliredoxin — protein: MSMSFDQYMRDMVQPMRDELTSIGITELRTPEEVEASLDNASGTSLVVINSVCGCAAGQCRPGVAHALQGSVKPDHLYTVFAGQDKEATAKAREYFAPYPPSSPSIALLKDGELVHFIERHHIENHSAEDIAAALNEAFEKYCQ